The sequence CGCGTACGAGCGCGTGCTGGCGCTGTCCCCGTCGTACCTGCCCGCGCTCAAGGCGCTGGGCCGGCTGTACGCGCAGGACGGCCGCTGGGCGAAGCTCATCGACATGTACCGCGCGGAGTCGGAGTCCTCGCCGGACACCGAGCAGGCCGCGGCGCTCATCTACAAGATTGGCGAGCTGTACGAGCAGAAGCTGCAGATGGAGAGCGAGGCCATCGCCTCGTTCAACGAGGCGCTGATGCTGGCGCCCAGCTACTTCCCGGCGCTGCGCGCGCTGGCCCGCATCTACCGCTCCAACGGCGCGTGGGAGAGCCTGGTGGAGGTGCTGCGCGCCGAGGCCGCCAACCGCACGGACCCGCTGGAGCGCGCCAACGCGCTGTACCAGGCGGCCACCATCTGGGAGGACCAGCTCCAGCGGCCGCAGCTCGCCATCGACACGTACCAGGAGGTGCTGCGCCTGACGCCGGGCCACGCCGCCACGCTGCGCGCGCTGGAGCGGCTGTACCTCGCGCAGGACAACGTGAAGGAGCTGGTGGCCATCCTGGACCGCGAGACGCAGGTGGGCGGCACGCCCGCGGCCAAGGTGACGGCGTACCTCAAGCTGGCGCGGCTGTACCTGGACCGCTTCCAGGAGCCCTCTCGCGCGGCCCTCTGTGCCGAGGCCGTGCTGGGCCTGGAGGCCGGCAACCTCACCGCCCTCACCCTGCTGGAGCGCATCCGCGCGTCCGACCGTCCCCGCCGCGCCGAGCTGCGCCAGCGCATCGCCGAGCGCGTGAATGACCCGCGCCTGGCCACCGCGCTGCGCCTGTCCGCCGCGCTCGACTTGGACAAGACCCCCGCGGAGGGGACGCTGGAGGCGTACAAGCGCGCCTACGAGGCGGACCCGGCCGACACGCGGCTCGCCTTCGTGCTGGAGCGCGGGCTGCGGCAGGCGGGAGATGCCTCGGGCCTCGCGCGCCTCTACACCATGCGGCTGGCGGCGGCGCAGGACGCCGACGAGGCGCTGGAGATGCTGCTGCGCACCGGCGAGCTCGCGGACGGGCGCTTCAACGACTTGGAGCGCGCGGCGGCCCTCTACCGTCAGGCGCTGGAGCTGCAGCCGCAGTGCCTGCCCGCGCTGCAGGGCGCTCGGCGCGTGGCGATGAAGCGCGGGGACTTCTCCGGAGCGCGCTCGGCCCTGGAAGCCGAGGCCCGCGTGAGCAGAGACCCGCGCGGTGCCATCGACGCCCTCATCGCCGCGGCGAAGCTGGCGGCCGGGAAGCTGGGTGACACGGACGGCGCGGCGGCGCTGTACCGGCAGGCGCTGGAGAAGGACCCGCTGCACCCGGGCGCGCAGGCGGGCCTGGAGGAGTTGCTCGCGCAGCGCGGCGGCTCGGCGGACCTGGCGGCGCTGCAGGAGCGGCGCGCCGAGGCGAAGCTGGCGCTGAAGGACGGCGCGGCGGCGGCGACGGGCTTCGTGGCGGCGGCTCGGCTGTACCACACGGCGCTGAGCGACAGGCCCCGCGCGCTGGCGCTGTTGGAGAAGGCGCTGGCCGCGCAGACGGGCTTCGCGGAGGCGCTGGAGCTGAGGGGCTCGCTGCTGCTGGAGGCGCAGCAGTACGCCGAGGCGGCGGCCATGCTGGGGCAGCGCGTGCAGCAGGGCGGAGACCCGCGCGTCCTGGCGCAGCTCCACCTGACGCTGGGCAACCTGTACGCCACGCACCTCAACGACGCGGGCCGCGCGGCGGCGCACTTCCAGACGGTGCTGGCCACCCTGCCCCGCCACCTGGAGGCGCTGGAGCGGCTGGCCGCGCTGCACGCGCAGGCGCGCAACTGGGCGGGTGCGGTGGACTGCCTGCACAAGCTGTTGCAGCAGGAGCTCGCGGTGGACGTGCGGGCGCGCTTCACGCTGGAGCTGGCGCGCACCTACGACGAGGGCCTGGGCGACGCGGCAGCGGCCACTCCGCTCTACCGCCGCGCGCTGGAGCTGACGCCGGGCAACCCCGCGCTCATCGACCGGCTGGTGGCGCTCTACGAGCGCGCTCGAAACCTGCCGGAGCTGGCGCAGTTGCTGGAGGCGCAGGCCCAGGCGCAGGTGGCGGTGGACCCGAAGCGCGCGGCGTCGATGCGGATGCGGGTGGCGGACCTCTACTCGGGCCCGCTGTCCGAGCCCGCTCGCGCCACGGCCATCTACCGGCAGGTGGTGGACTCGGATGGCACCAACCTGACGGCGCGGACGGCGCTCGCGGAGCTGTACGCGCGCGATACCACGTCGGTGCCCATGGCGATTGAGGAGCACCGCCAGATTCTGCGGCAGGACCCGACGCGGGTGGACAGCGTGCACGCGCTGTTCAAGCTGTGGGAGGGCATGAAGCAGCACGACAAGGCGTTCTGCGCGGCGTCGGTGCTCCAGTTCATGCGCGCGGCGAACGAGGTGGAGGTGGCCTTCTACACGGAGGCCCGCGCGCGGCTGGCACAGGAGGCGCGCGAGGGGCTGGGCTCCACGGACGTGGACTCGGTGCTGATGCATCCGGGCGCGCGTGGGCCGCTGCTGGAGGTGCTGCGCGCGGTGGGTGACCAGCTCGAGAAGGTCCACCCGCCGAGCTTCGACGTCGTGGGCGTCAACCCCAAGACGGACAAGCTGAAGCAGGACTCCGCGGTGTTCAAGGCCATGCGCACGGTGGCCAACGTCTTCGGCGTGGACGAGTTCGAGGCGTACCAGGGGCGGCGCGGGCTGGCGGTGCTGGAGACGACGGAGCCCCTGTCGGTGTGCATCGGCCAGGACGTGGTGCGGCGCTTCAACGCGCGCGAGCAGAAGTTCCTGCTGGGGCGCGCGGCGCTGGGTCTGCTGAACAAGGCGGCGGTGCTGGCGAAGCTGTCGCAAGGCGAGACGGCGGACCTCATCGGCAACTCCATCCGCATCCACGCGCCGCAGTTCACCGCGCTGGGCCGGCGCAACGACGAGTCGGTGAAGCAATTGCGCAAGGCGTACTCGCGCAAGGCGCTCAAGGCGCTGGAGATTCCGGCGATGGCGCTGGGGGGTACCCAGAAGGTGGAGCTGCCCACGTGGCTGGACGCGCTGGACTACTCGGCGGACCGGGCGGGCCTGCTCATCTGCGGCGACGTGACGGTGGCCCTGAGCATGGTGCTGCGCGAGGACCCGAACTTCGCCGGCGCGCGGCTGGACAGCTCGGAGC comes from Pyxidicoccus parkwaysis and encodes:
- a CDS encoding tetratricopeptide repeat protein, producing the protein MSERNDVSRPAVPTATPPVSGAPAKATATETLAQATSQLPAPPNTSAEDEARERIASLEREARALSATEPQAAALLFHEVGLLWEEPLKNPRNAAVAFQSAYKLAPRYLVNIRAARRLFADVGNWQMVLQLLDAELSATEDARHQAALLFEKGIILQERLSRDEESTACLKLCLERRPTDVVVLTQLESVYAARNDAPALVEVYRLLSAAVQQPSLRAHYLTAAGLLLEERLKQRDAAAVLFRQAFALDRSDLQLLAAMKRLSEREGRTDELLEVLTAEAAALGPQAAPAYLQIAKVCERADRKGEALAALLDARSVAPNEPLVLSELAGIYETQGRYEELADVLLARVGSLNDESELVATNLRLAALYEETLKREADAAARYQAIVARIPGHAAALAGLGKLNYRMQNWEGLVSVFDAEVAAAEDAKQKAARMYKAAEILEERLGRQEDAITRYNTCLQLQPGYLPAQKALTRLYERQGRFAELVAMYEQDLLQTSDRDQLITTLNKMAVVYEDRLGDLDHAIECMKRILDLASDHLPTIRNLARLYERASRFRELLETNDLEASLAGDTKQVLSLLHRNAEILDENLKDRAGAISAYERVLALSPSYLPALKALGRLYAQDGRWAKLIDMYRAESESSPDTEQAAALIYKIGELYEQKLQMESEAIASFNEALMLAPSYFPALRALARIYRSNGAWESLVEVLRAEAANRTDPLERANALYQAATIWEDQLQRPQLAIDTYQEVLRLTPGHAATLRALERLYLAQDNVKELVAILDRETQVGGTPAAKVTAYLKLARLYLDRFQEPSRAALCAEAVLGLEAGNLTALTLLERIRASDRPRRAELRQRIAERVNDPRLATALRLSAALDLDKTPAEGTLEAYKRAYEADPADTRLAFVLERGLRQAGDASGLARLYTMRLAAAQDADEALEMLLRTGELADGRFNDLERAAALYRQALELQPQCLPALQGARRVAMKRGDFSGARSALEAEARVSRDPRGAIDALIAAAKLAAGKLGDTDGAAALYRQALEKDPLHPGAQAGLEELLAQRGGSADLAALQERRAEAKLALKDGAAAATGFVAAARLYHTALSDRPRALALLEKALAAQTGFAEALELRGSLLLEAQQYAEAAAMLGQRVQQGGDPRVLAQLHLTLGNLYATHLNDAGRAAAHFQTVLATLPRHLEALERLAALHAQARNWAGAVDCLHKLLQQELAVDVRARFTLELARTYDEGLGDAAAATPLYRRALELTPGNPALIDRLVALYERARNLPELAQLLEAQAQAQVAVDPKRAASMRMRVADLYSGPLSEPARATAIYRQVVDSDGTNLTARTALAELYARDTTSVPMAIEEHRQILRQDPTRVDSVHALFKLWEGMKQHDKAFCAASVLQFMRAANEVEVAFYTEARARLAQEAREGLGSTDVDSVLMHPGARGPLLEVLRAVGDQLEKVHPPSFDVVGVNPKTDKLKQDSAVFKAMRTVANVFGVDEFEAYQGRRGLAVLETTEPLSVCIGQDVVRRFNAREQKFLLGRAALGLLNKAAVLAKLSQGETADLIGNSIRIHAPQFTALGRRNDESVKQLRKAYSRKALKALEIPAMALGGTQKVELPTWLDALDYSADRAGLLICGDVTVALSMVLREDPNFAGARLDSSEPMLQAIREGERLRTLLSWSFTDDFFRLRQRLGLSL